In the Apis cerana isolate GH-2021 linkage group LG7, AcerK_1.0, whole genome shotgun sequence genome, ttcaaaattattataatataatattattaaaattattttttctaagatttttttaattgttgcatttaataataaattagattatattaattttatgtttacacATAAATTTAGTTTTCTGATAGGATTATTAAACTGCTTCATCATGCTTGATATCAagcatttcaatttaatataacgaatttatacatttttataatggaaaaattatatacaaatgttatgtataatttactttcaaaattataaagtattaaaataacatataaatattatggatattttaaaataaatttttttttacaagaaatgCACACGTGATTGTTTAAAGGTATTATTTACGtgaaatcttataattttaaaaattataatgaaaaattataattaaaaactcatttattttttatataatgttttgttaaatttataaaggaaCAGTTGTAcatcacatttttaaaatattcaaccacGCGTACGTTATAAgtattttctattcaattGTGTTATACTTAACTTATATGTTCAAATTTTGTGATtggtcaaaattaaaaattaatttactccAATGACCAATCAAGAATGTCAAAAATCATTGACATGAATAAGATATAAGACAtatgttaaataaagttattgaTATAAAGACAAATACgtgattattctaatattatatatttcttaattctttttattgctataaataattgtaaaataaatattatttttgtacaaataaaaatatattttttaattgataatgaatatatcgtatgatttaatttaaggaTCATCCCTTATTTTCTATCGTTGATAGAGCCATCTACTGCAACGTTATATTACTAACGTTTTTATCATGCATaaacaaaatgataattatcttTGTTAAAATACTACAAGAGATTCCACGATTCTTGAAGACAGTTTTTGTCAAAGTTGTTGTGttcattattgtatatttgttttttagttTTGTGATTTGTATAAAAAGAGATACGCAATTATGATacataatagtaaaatattttagtttagtGACACAATAAACATAAGTTTTTTCGGATTTTTAACTACAACTTTAACAACGCGTAGTTTGAGCATAACCAATATGTCAGACGTTAAAAGTCTCGAATATCCAACATTAAaggtatttgatattttgatatttattttaacattaaatttttttaaatccttaATGAAAcattgacaaatttttataaattatttatattattcaaagctaattttatatctaatttctattttaatttctattatttttaaatatataaaaattttattattatatatatttaaattgagaaataatataatattctaaacaatataatattctatttttaggtTCCTTAtgaattacttaataaaaaatttcgtttagcTCAAAAAGTCATAGATAGAGAAGCTTCATATGTACAAACAGCTGctaatgaattaatgaaagataataaaacatCTGTTCCTGCTGGGGAAATGAGCATATTGTTAGGAGGAGTTGTAGAGAAACTTCAAACTTTAAAGAGAAAAGCACAAGAATCTATTGCAGAAGAATTACAAGCAGGAATGGTTTGCAAAAGACGACTAGAACATTTAAAAGAACATGCTAATACTGCACCAAGTGTTGTGAATCAGTGGCGGCGACAAAGACTTGATAGAatgttaatagaatatttcctTCGTAAAGGTTATTATACAACTGCAACTAAATTAGCGGATAGTAGTGAGCTTAgagatttaacaaatataggtatgttaattgttaatattatttattattaaaataatattattaaaatcataataataaatgatattatttattttatttcatatttttagatGTTTTTATGGTATCAAGAGAAGTTGAAGCATCTTTAGCAAATCATGAAACTGCAAGGTGTGTTGGATGGTGCTATGACAATCGATCTAAGTTAAGAAAATTAGGAAGTACTATGGAATTTAATTTACGTGTACAAGAGTTCATAGAATTAGTAAGACAAGATAGAAGGCTAGATGCTGTCAAACATGCTAGAAAATGTTTTACAAATTATGATGATTACCAGTTACAAGAAATTCAATGCTGTATGGGACAATTAGCATTTCCAGCTAATACATCTCTTAGTCCATATAAAGATCTGCTAGATGAAAAAAGGTAAaggttttttattaaattattctttgattcttattaaattatttattattaaaatttaaactttta is a window encoding:
- the LOC108003813 gene encoding E3 ubiquitin-protein transferase MAEA — encoded protein: MSDVKSLEYPTLKVPYELLNKKFRLAQKVIDREASYVQTAANELMKDNKTSVPAGEMSILLGGVVEKLQTLKRKAQESIAEELQAGMVCKRRLEHLKEHANTAPSVVNQWRRQRLDRMLIEYFLRKGYYTTATKLADSSELRDLTNIDVFMVSREVEASLANHETARCVGWCYDNRSKLRKLGSTMEFNLRVQEFIELVRQDRRLDAVKHARKCFTNYDDYQLQEIQCCMGQLAFPANTSLSPYKDLLDEKRWDRLIEQFRHENYRLFQLASQSVFTVALQAGLSALKTPQCYSANKEGRNPNCPVCNEALNELAVPLPFAHCSQSRLVCSISGKPLNEYNQPMMMPNGYVYGEQALEKMAQENNGTVICPKTKEVFPYKKIEKVYVM